From the Plutella xylostella chromosome 5, ilPluXylo3.1, whole genome shotgun sequence genome, the window CTGAAGAGGTTGATATCACCCAAAATGAGACCTAAATTTGACATATCCCGACTTAGAGATGTGGATATTAAACAAAGGTTTCATATGAACCTCCACAACCAAATGCACGAATTGCAGCAGAGTCAAAGAGGTGTAAAGGAACCGGAACAAGTATGGAATCAATTCAAGGGTGTCATTATAAATACGGCTAAGGAGATACTCACACCAACAGCCGTCGTGAAGAAAAAGGAATGGATCACGGATGAAATCATGGATCTTATGATAAAACGTAGAGAAGTGAAACATACAGATCCAGCAAAATACAGGCTGATTCATAGACTGATAGGACGGAAATGCATTGAGGCCAAAGAAAACTGGATAAACGACAGGTGCACGGAAGTAGAGTCACTACAGGCCAGACATGACTCCtttaatatgtacaaaaagataaatgaGATCTTAGGACTGAAAAAGAGACCTGCCAACAATACCCTTATAGATAAAAATGGAGCATACGCCATGACTATTAAGGAGAAACTGGACATCTGGAAGGAGTACATTGAGGGGTTATTTTATGACAACAGAAGTGAAAACGAGCAATCAGTAGTAGATCATACTGGACCATCTATTACAAAGGATGAAATATCTATTATGCCATTAAGTCAGCAAAAAATGGTAAGACAGTGGGCCCAGACGAAATACCAgccgaaattttaaaattgctCGAATATGAACATCTGGGAACTCTGGTACAGTTATTTAATGCCGTATATGATACCGGACACATTCCGAAAGATTGGCTCCACTCTACATTTATAGCTTTACCGAAAATCAACAACGCCAAACGGTGCAGTGACTACCGCACAATATCCTTAATGAGTCATGTTCTGAAGATATTCCTCAAGGTCATTCATAACAGGATATATAGAAAATGTGAAGAGAACATCTCAGACACTCAATTTGGATTCAGAAATGGATTTGGAACGCGCGACGCACTGTTTGGTTATCACATTTTAATGCAACGTTGTTGGGATATGGATCGATGCGTATACATCTGCTTCATCGATTACGAGAAGGCTTTCGACCGTATAAAGCAcgataaattaatttcagttcTGAAAAAGATTGGCCTCGATACAAAAGACAtttcttttataaaaaacCTGTACTGGCAGCAGACGGCAAACGTCCGAGTTGAGCACCACCTTACTGACGATATATGTATACCGCGAGGTGTAAGGCAAGGATGCATAATGTCGCCTTTACTCTTCAACCTCTATGCAGAGGAGATATTTTCTGAAGCTCTTGAAGATGCGACTGAaggaattattataaatgggaGGCCCCTGAATAATATAAGATATGCAGACGATACCATCCTCATAGCGAGCTCAATGGAGGAACTCCAAAGTTTACTAGACAGAGTAACATCAGTCAGTGCGCAAAATGGTCTGAATATTAACACCAAAAAGACCAAATACATGACGGTAGGACGTACACCGACCATAGCTGCCCTCTACGTTAACAATCAACCGCTAGAGAAAGTACGTTCATACAAATACCTTGGGTGTATAGTGAACGATCAAGAAGACCACAGTACAGAAGTCAAATGCCGCATCGAACAAGCCCGAAATGCATTCATGAAAATGAGCCATCTTCTCTGCAACCGTAGTCTCAAGATATCCTCCAGGTGTCGATTACTCCGATGCTACATATTTTCAATACTTCTTTACGGAGTAGAAGCTTGGACTTTAACCCAGACCATGTGTAAACGGTTAGAAGCATTCGAAATGTGGGTTTATAGAAGAATATTGAAGATATCATGGagggataaaataaaaaacgaaaCGGTATTGCAGAGAATGAAAAAAGGGACCGAAGTGCTTAAAACCGTAAAAAGGAGAAAGTTGCAGTACCTGGGACATATTATGCGCAACAGTAAATACGGTTTATTGCAACTTCTCCTACAAGGGAAAATTCAAGGCCGTCGAAGACCCGGTCGAAAAAGAACATCTTGGGTCCAAAATCTGAAAGACTGGTACAACACCGACACCACATCCTTGTTCCGAGCAGCAGTCTCGAAGGAAAGAATAAGCCAGATGATTGCCGACCTCCGATAGGAGATGGTAcccaaagaagaagaagcctTTGAACAGCACTTTAGATCACAAGATTGTTCTCAATCAAAGTCTATTAAGTTTTTATCGCAAGGCCACTTTCATTTTAATTAGATTTCATTCTGAATAAAGATAATTGGAAACCATTTCACTGGATGAATAAATTGAAACTTTGATTATTCGTACCTTTTGAGATGactgagcaatgaaaatgttgtaAGAGTAGCaaactataatatgtatattcaatattatacagggttgGCAAAACTGATAtactatggatgcgtttgatatccactaatctattatattctctgtggggggtAAGTaccatatccccaaggtctaaactgccttcctaagcttggaccatttcccaccacactAGTCCACTGAGGGTCGAAGGGTTCACAtgtctagatgtgctaaatctagattatgctgcagaagggctagtacggggtgcatttaagacgtgacaagagttttgcatcgcgcacGCTCatatcgcgcagcctcaagagcgagcgcgacggagaacttttgtcacgtcttaaatgcgccccgtactagcccttctgcgCATAGCATAtctagcgccctgtgctacattagcaggtttcctcacgatgtcttgcttcaccgtaagagcggtgttatacattgtacttaaatatccaaaaatcatattaattcATTCATGCAGCACAGCCGGATATCACATTTCGGGTGGAAAGGCTACGTAAATCGCGAGTTTCGCACCGCCCACAGGAATTACTTTACcttacgaaaaacgaagttttgGATCGCTGCTACGCTAACTACGAcactatctcgttgtattaaacgtcaCCATTGCATGACAGCTTTCATTCGTACGTTTTTTGCTAAGTTACAGTAGCCTTTATGTTGCGGAAGAGCACTAGATTTTAACGAGTTTTCCTTCAAGTGTCCCTGTTGAGCAATTACTACAAGTTTAGCaccaatttaaattttcaggTGTCCTTATTTTTTGAATATGAAATCGTAAGTGAAACATTCGAATTATTGTGAAGGAATAATTAAATTGTCTGAAGTTTAATAACAGGGATATGAATATCAtacagttaggtacctacgcaTACTATGACGAGAGAAATATGAAGACGAAGCAGCTTCACAGACAGTTTTTTAAAAGTCGTTTTTGCTTTAAGATAGTACTgatcattaatattattatttatttatttatcattgcAGTGATACATCAGGTAAAAATAATTCCCACAAAACCCTGATGGTTTCGAGCTTTTAATAACGCAACATTCAACATTGCAAAACAAACATACTTCCGCCTCTTCAGTTTTCCTGACACAGAGCAAATAGCGAATATTACTTGACACAGAGTACCTTTACGTCCTCACTTGACagttacaaacaaacaaaacagcaTCTCCGCGCCAGGTGTAGTGATTTCCATTATTTAAGAACAACGCCGagaatactt encodes:
- the LOC125491399 gene encoding uncharacterized protein LOC125491399, whose protein sequence is MVETFYNEIKDVLQKLKTHECNIVMGDFNAKIGEGSVADIVGGYGLGLRNDRGDRLIQFCQEESLVVTNTFYKLPPRRLYTWKSPADSPSQIVRNQIDFILVNKRYRNSFKAVKTYPGADVGSDHNPLVGTVTTKLKRLISPKMRPKFDISRLRDVDIKQRFHMNLHNQMHELQQSQRGVKEPEQVWNQFKGVIINTAKEILTPTAVVKKKEWITDEIMDLMIKRREVKHTDPAKYRLIHRLIGRKCIEAKENWINDRCTEVESLQARHDSFNMYKKINEILGLKKRPANNTLIDKNGAYAMTIKEKLDIWKEYIEGLFYDNRSENEQSVVDHTGPSITKDEISIMPLSQQKMVRQWAQTKYQPKF
- the LOC125491400 gene encoding uncharacterized protein LOC125491400, with amino-acid sequence MSPLLFNLYAEEIFSEALEDATEGIIINGRPLNNIRYADDTILIASSMEELQSLLDRVTSVSAQNGLNINTKKTKYMTVGRTPTIAALYVNNQPLEKGKFKAVEDPVEKEHLGSKI